The sequence AAGCCATTATCCTCTCCATGACCCCGACGGAACGGCGCAAACCAGACCTTCTGAAAGCAAGCCGGAAACGACGAATTGCGGCCGGAGCCGGGGTTACCGTTGCCGATGTCAATCGCCTGCTGAAGCAGTATCAGCAAATGGCTGACATGATGAAGCAGATGCGGAAAATGGGGGGCAAGAAAGGCCTGATGGGAGCCCTTGGCGGCCTGTTTGGCAAAGGTTCACTGCCTGCTGAAGCCGATCCGACCGGCCAATCCAATGCGCTTCCTGATCTGTCTCAATTCTCCGGTGGGCTCCCGCCGGGATTTCCGGGCGCAATGCCCGGGCTACCGGGGAAGCTTCCCCCTGATCTTCTGCGTTCCATGTCACGTAAAGGTGGCAAGAAACGCTGAGGCTGACTTGGGTTATGCACACCAGCACAACCCCGTACCAACTGTCTTGAGGAAACACATATGTCCCTTCGTATTCGCCTGGCCCGTGGTGGTGCCAAGAAAAAACCGTTCTACCGCATTGTTGTCGCTGATTCCCGCGCACCGCGTGATGGCCGCTTCATCGAGAAGATCGGCACCTATGACCCAAGGCTCCCGGCCGATCATCCCGATCGCATCCGCGTGCAGGATGAAGTAACCCGGCAGTGGATTGCAAAGGGCGCGGTTCCATCCGACCGTGTCGAGCGCATCCTTGGCTTGGCCGGCGTTGTGAAGACCCCTGCCATCCCGGCTCAGACCAAGAAGAACCAGCCCCGTGCCAAGGCTCAGGAACGCCTGCGCATGGCTGAGGAGCGCGCCAAGGCTGCTGCCGAAGCCGCTGCTGCTGAAGCCGCCTCAGAATAAGACGGCCGAGGATTTTGCGGTCATGACCCGGGAACCTGTGCATTCTGCCAACGATGGATCCACCCAACGCATATGCGTTGGTATCATTGTGGGCGCACATGGCGTACGTGGCCTTGTGAAGGTCAAATCCTTTACAGCAACGCCCGAAGATCTGGGGGCCTATGGCCCCCTGACCGACCTCAGCGGTTCCCGGGTTTTTGACCTGGACATTACCGGCAGGGCAAAAGGTTCTATTCTGTGCCGGATCGAGGGCGTCAATGATCGTTCGGCTGTCGATGCCCTGAAAGGGCAGAAGCTGTACGTCAACCGTGATGCCCTGCCCTGTCCGGATCACGAAGAAGAATTTTACCACTCTGACTTGCTTGGACTACCCATTTTCTTTCCGGATGGCACCAAGGTCGGGACTGTTGGCGCCCTGTATGATTTTGGCGCCGGAGATGTCCTTGAAATTCGGGGCGACACGGGCGGGGCCGCCATGATCCCATTTACCCGTGAAACTGTGCCAATCGTGGATATTGCCTCGGGGCGCATTGTTGTAAACCCAGTCCCTAGTCTTCTGGAGGCACCGGTAGGCCCAGCGGTCGATTCCCAAGCCCCCCCTTCACGGGGGAAAAAGAAGCCCCCGATTCGTGATAACGAGTCCGTGATTCGCACGGATGAGTGGCCAGACGAGGACTGGCATTGATGGATGCGGGTGCTGATACTGCGTATGCGAAGGGCAATCAGGCTCCTTTTTCTGTCCGGATTCTGACCCTCTTTCCCGAGATGTTTCCGGGGCCTCTGGGCCTTTCCCTTCTCGGAAAGGCCTTGGCAGATGAAGTCTGGTCTCTGGAAACAGTGGACATCCGCGCCTTCGCGAGCGATAAACACCGCTCGGTGGACGACGCCCCCTTTGGTGGGGGAGCCGGCATGGTTATGAAACCCGATGTCATTGATGCCGCCCTTGGGGCTGTAAAGCCTCGCCCCGGGCGCCTTCTGTACCTGTCACCCAGGGGAAAGCTCCTGAACCAGGCTCTAGCCAAGGAACTGGCCGCTGAGCCTGCCCTGACGCTCCTCTGCGGACGGTATGAAGGGGTAGACCAAAGGGTGATTGATGCTTGGGACATGGAGGAAGTCAGCTTGGGTGACTTTGTCCTGACCGGGGGAGAGATCGCAGCCATGGCCTTGGTTGACGCTGTTGTTCGCTTGTTACCCGGCGTCGTTGGAAAAACGGAGTCGCTGGAAGAAGAAAGTTTCGAGCGGGGGCTCCTAGAGTACCCACTCTATACCCGGCCTGCCGACTGGAAAGGCCGGGTTGTCCCGGAGGTTCTGCTTTCGGGGCACCATGCGCGGGTTGCCCAATGGCGGCTCGTTCAGTCGGAATGCATTACCCGGCACCGCCGTCCTGATTTGTGGGAACGGTATTGTGCACAGAAGCAAGAGCAAGAGGGTTAGTTCCATGAACATTATTGAGCAACTTGACCAGGAACAGATTGCCAAACTGACTGAAGGCAAGAAAATTCCGGCCTTTACCCCGGGCGATACCGTTCGCGTGTATGTAAAGGTGGTCGAAGGCACCCGTGAACGCCTGCAGGCGTACGAGGGCGTTGTGATCGCACGCAAGAATGCAGGTATCAACTCCAACTTTACCGTTCGGAAGATTTCTTTCGGGGAAGGCGTGGAGCGTGTGTTCCCTCTGTATGCGCCTGCTGTTGATCGCATCGAACTGGTTCGCCGCGGCAAGGTGCGCCGGGCAAAACTGTACTACCTGCGTGACCGTCGCGGTCGTGCGGCACGTATTGCCGAAGATATTGCAGCCAACGTAAAGGCTCGCGAAGCTGAGGCCGAGGCTGCCAAGGGTTGATACCCCGTAGCCTTCCCGGATAATCCCGGGAAAAACAGGAGACTCCGGGAGGCAAAACTCCCGGGGGCTGCTTTCCTGATCATCACGATTGTCTCTATGCATACCGGCGGTTTGTTCGGCCGGCAGGGAAAGGTGTTTCTATGGCTCAAATAATTGCAGAATGGCCGGAAGATAGCCCGGCGATCCTTGTCAGCCCGGCCCATAACGGGAACCAATACTTGGTGTCCAATATCGTGGTCAGCGCAAGTTTGCTGTCACGAGCCCAAGTTTTTGCGACCACACCTGTTCTGGCAGAAACGTCTGAAGAACAGGATGAAGATAATAACGACATTGTCAGCGCCTTTAACTTGGATTGGGTTTGACCTACCCAGTGGCCGGAGCGGTGTTGAAATCTCTGTCCCGGAAAAATAATCGAAGAACGCAGTCCATCTGCAATCTAGCCTCCTGCGACACATAAACCGTATGCTGGCGCTCATTCTTCGAGAAGACACATTTCGGATGAAATGTTAGTGTTGTGGCTTGACCACTTCTCCCTCTATGATTGCACATCAAGGCACGGATCCCGTCCCCGTACACCCTCGCCATCAGGCGAAGCGGAGACAGGAAACAAGATGGAGAGACAAGTCCATGCCCAGAATTGTACCTGATGTTATCAACGAACAAACGCTGGCTATCGTATCCTCCTCTCTCTCTGTACGCGACGCAGCACGCCTGATGGCGGAGAAAGGTGTTGCCGCTGTCATGATTACCGAAGGTACACGCCTGAAAGGTATTATGACAGAGCAGGACATTACAAAACGTGTCGTGGCCGCACAGCTGGATCCCGACCACACGAAGGTCGGTGATGTCATGACGGCAGATCCGGATACCCTTCGCCCTGGCGACCAAGCCCAAGACGCCCTGCATATGATGCGGCAACACAAGTACCGCCATCTTCCTGTGGTTGATGATCGCGGGAATGCCGTGGGTATCGTATCCGTGCGGGATTTATACGCTGTAGTGCAAGGCGAACTTGAAAGTACCATCAAGAGCTGCGAGAGCTATATCGGCGGTGACGGTTACGGCACCGGGGGCTGAACCCTGTATCCGGCGGTGGAGGGGGAATATACCTTGGGATCTCCACTCCACCACCTGCCGATACCGGACTATATGATATGCCTTCATGCGCCGCTGACACCTCACGGTCCTTGATCCATACGCGTCGTATCGAATGCTTGGGATACCTGCGCCAGGATGGCCTTTGGGATATCGAGGCCAGCTTGCACGACACAAAGACCTATGACTTTTCCAATCGCGACAGAGGCACAATCAAAGCCGGAGAGCCACTCCACGGCATGACGATATGCCTGACTGTCGACAGCCGTCTCCTTATCCACCGCGCACAGGCCATAACACAACACGCCCCATTCCACGAATGCCCTAACATTGCATCGGCGTACAAAAAGCTGGAAGGCCTGACAATCGGAAAGGGATTTGAAAAACATGTTCGCAGCCTGCTGCAAGGCCCATGCGGCTGCACCCATCTGACAGAGCTCCTGCGTCCCCTGGCAACGACAGCGATTCAAACAGTCATGTCTGCAGGAAGAGGACCCGAGCAACCTACACACCAGAAACGCTCTCTTCCCCCAACACTGATGAACACCTGCTACGCTCTGAGGGCAGAAGGAAGCGTTGCTCTACGGGAATGGCCGCAAACGGACACACCACCAGAAAATAGCTGAAAACCTAGAGGGTGGATGCCTCTGCAGGCGTACGTGCCATTATCGAAAGGGCGTGAACACGTTCCCGCAATTCGTCAGCAAGCAAGGCATAAATCAAACGCTGGCGCTCCACGCGGCTTTTCCCCTCAAATGCAGCCGATACAACCGTTACCGTAAAGTGCGTCTCGCCCCCACCGTCTAGGGGGGCATGCCCCGTATCAGCAACCCGTTCGGCCAGCGCAGCAATCCGGTCTGCATGACCGGCATGGCGCGCGGAATCGTCCCTGATGTCCAGAAAAACAGGAGACAGAGCCACGGTCAGCTTGCTGTGTATGCGGTCGCGAAAAATCATGAAACACCACAACAAAAAAGGCAAATAAAAGCCGGAGAAACTGGCTGAATGGCAAACGAAAGTCAACCTTCCGGCATGGACCACGGCCTGCAGCTTGCCTGAAAGGAAAATGGCTGTCTATAGTGGTTGCATGCGTAACAGAAAGCCCGAAAACGGGGCCCCGGGCGCCCCTGATCCGTTTGACCCTTTTGGCCGCACACGCACTGCAAGCGGCCCGGAGACGCATGCCTGCGCGATGCCCGGTTGCTCGCAGCAGGGAGAGTATCGGGCGCCGCGCGACCGTGGGCTGACAGATTATATCTGGTTGTGCTTGGACCATGTTCGCAGCTACAATCGCCAATGGAATTACTATGAAAATATGAGCCCCCAGGAGCTGGAGGATGAAATCCGCAAGGATTACACGTGGCAAAGGCCAACCTGGAAGCTTGGAACCCTAGGGGGAGGAGCAGATCGCAGCGGCGCCACGCGTTTCCGCGACCATTTTGGTTTCTTTGATCCTGAACGGGACGAAGCCGAAGCGGGGCGAGGCCGGTGGCACAGAAACAGCCACAAAACACAGCCTGACAATCCAGAAGAAAGAAAAGCCTTGGAGACTCTGGGCCTGCACCTTCCGCTTGACATCAATGAACTGCGTACTCGTTATCGGGCACTGGTCAAGGAACATCACCCGGACCTTAATCATGATGACCCAGACGCCGAGGAACGCTTCAAGACCATTAATGATGCCTATCATACCCTTCTCGCTGGACTCAAGGCTCCGGGATAGGACTACTCTCCTACCCTTGTCCTTGTTCCCACACCTTCTTATCCCCTCTTATAACGCCATGTGACCGGAGACCTTCCCCGATGGATCTTTCCAAGGCCCCCCTGCCCGATCTTCCCGACCGGACACTGTCTGTCCGTGAGGTCTTCGGTATTGACAGTGACATGCAGGTTCCGGCCTTCAGCACACCCTCCGACCACGTTCCCGACCTGGATCAGGGATACCGCTTTGACCACGATACAACGTTGGCCATACTGGCCGGATTTCGCCACAACAGGCGAGTCATGATCCAAGGGTATCATGGCACCGGGAAATCAACCCACATTGAACAGGTGGCCGCCCGGCTGAACTGGCCATGCATTCGGATCAACCTAGACAGCCACGTCAGCCGCATTGATTTGATCGGAAAAGACGCCATTGTGCTGCGTGACGGCAAACAGGTCACCGAATTCCGCGAAGGTCTCCTGCCGTGGGCCCTGCAACATCCCTGTGCCCTAGTTTTTGATGAATACGATGCCGGCCGTCCGGATGTCATGTTCGTCATCCAGAGAATACTGGAGGTGGAAGGCAAGCTGACCCTGCTGGATCAGAACCGGGTCATCCGCCCCCACAAGGCCTTCCGCCTTTTTGCAACGGCCAACACCATCGGCTTGGGGGATACCACGGGTCTCTATCACGGAACCCAGCAGATTAACCAAGGACAGATGGACCGCTGGAATATCGTCGCAACCCTGAACTACCTGGAACACGATGCCGAAGTGGCAATCATGGTATCCAGAATGCCGGAATATGACAGCACGACCGGACGCAGAACCATATCCCAAATGGTTTCCGTTGCCGACCTGACACGGGCCGGCTTCATGGCTGGGGATATATCAACCGTTATGAGCCCGCGCTCGGTTCTGACGTGGGCAGAGAATGCTTGCATATTCAATAGTATACCCTATGCATTCCGCGTCACATTCCTGAACAGGTGTGATGAAGCGGAACGGCCTGTCGTGGCGGAATACTATCAGCGCTGCTTTGGCGAAGAGCTGCCGTCCTCGGCCCTTCGCGCTGTTGTACCCCAGCCCTGAAAATAAACAGAATCAAACGGGTCCTCCCTCCTGTCGTGCGTCGAGATTGCCTGATGACTGAACCGCCACCTCGCCCACACCCTCCCGCGCCGACTTCGGCAGGAGGGGACCACCGGGCCCGCATGTCAAATAAACCTCTTGATGGCCAGGAAACCCCCGTCGAGACCCTGAAGCGTGCAACAGCAGCCTGTGTACGCGCCCTGAGCGGGCGATCCGAACTTCTGGTCAGCTATGCTCCGGTCAATGCACCTGGCATCACACCTGCAGCAGGGATCTTTCATGACCAGGTCCGCCTGCCACTCCCCTCTTCCCCGGCATCAGACAACCCTAACAACAGAGCCAAGCTGCGCGGTATTGCCGATGCCATTGCCCTAAAGTTGCGCCATCATGATCCATCCGTACACGCAAGACGGATGCCACAGGGACAGGATGCCCGGTCTGTTTACAATGCCCTAGAACAGGCACGGGTCGAGGCTCTTGGCGCCACACGCCTGCCCGGAACAGCCCTGAATCTGGCCGCAGCAACAGAAGCCCGGCTCAGTGCCGAAGAGCTTTGCTCTGTGACTGATCCTGGAAGCATTGCAATGGCTGATCTGGTGCACGCAGCCCTCCACCGCCATCTTGGTATTGTTCCCTCCGGTACATCGGAACAGTACATCCTCGATCTCTGTACAGAATCTCTCGGTTCCCTAGAAAAATGGCTGGATGCTCTCAAAAACAACCTGACAGACCAGAAGCAGTATGCAGCCACTATACGCAAACTTCTGGATGATCTTGGTATTGAAGCAGACGACAACAGGGATCAAGAAGAAGGGGCATCTCTTGAACCTGACACGCAGGACAAAAACCAGCAGTCCTCCGCTGACCAAGGGGCAGATGCACAAAACCCGGATTCCACGGCAGAAGACACAGGTGATCAGTCCAGCGACAGCCTAGAAACCGGGGATACAACCCCCGCAGAGCAGGATACAGAAACGGAAAGTTCCGGAGCATCTCTGCTTGAGGAAGAGATGCCTGCGCCATCACAGACACATCCACCGGGGCCGGGGCACAATAGACCTGCAGACGAAAAATACCACGTCTATACGACAGAGTTCGACCAGATCCGCAGTGCCGATGAACTGTGCGACCCCGAGGAACTGGCCCGTCTTCGCTTCCAACTGGACCAGCAATTGAATCACCTGCGCGGGGTTGTA comes from Haematospirillum jordaniae and encodes:
- the rplS gene encoding 50S ribosomal protein L19, which encodes MNIIEQLDQEQIAKLTEGKKIPAFTPGDTVRVYVKVVEGTRERLQAYEGVVIARKNAGINSNFTVRKISFGEGVERVFPLYAPAVDRIELVRRGKVRRAKLYYLRDRRGRAARIAEDIAANVKAREAEAEAAKG
- a CDS encoding cobaltochelatase CobT-related protein produces the protein MSNKPLDGQETPVETLKRATAACVRALSGRSELLVSYAPVNAPGITPAAGIFHDQVRLPLPSSPASDNPNNRAKLRGIADAIALKLRHHDPSVHARRMPQGQDARSVYNALEQARVEALGATRLPGTALNLAAATEARLSAEELCSVTDPGSIAMADLVHAALHRHLGIVPSGTSEQYILDLCTESLGSLEKWLDALKNNLTDQKQYAATIRKLLDDLGIEADDNRDQEEGASLEPDTQDKNQQSSADQGADAQNPDSTAEDTGDQSSDSLETGDTTPAEQDTETESSGASLLEEEMPAPSQTHPPGPGHNRPADEKYHVYTTEFDQIRSADELCDPEELARLRFQLDQQLNHLRGVVARLANRLQRRLMAQQLREWDFDLEEGILDSARLARVVANPALSLSYKQERDAAFRDTIVTLLIDNSGSMRGRPITVAAMSADILARTLERCGVKVEILGFTTSQWKGGKAREAWTQDGKPANPGRLNDIRHIIYKSADTPWRRARRNLGLMLKEGILKENIDGEALLWAHQRLIGRPEQRRILMVISDGAPVDDSTLSANPGTYLEQHLRSVITWIESRSPVDLLAIGIGHDVTRYYRRAITLMDAEELGGAVLKQVSALFDTSQQGERSHNAGKRRRP
- a CDS encoding CBS domain-containing protein, translating into MPRIVPDVINEQTLAIVSSSLSVRDAARLMAEKGVAAVMITEGTRLKGIMTEQDITKRVVAAQLDPDHTKVGDVMTADPDTLRPGDQAQDALHMMRQHKYRHLPVVDDRGNAVGIVSVRDLYAVVQGELESTIKSCESYIGGDGYGTGG
- the rimM gene encoding ribosome maturation factor RimM (Essential for efficient processing of 16S rRNA) — its product is MTREPVHSANDGSTQRICVGIIVGAHGVRGLVKVKSFTATPEDLGAYGPLTDLSGSRVFDLDITGRAKGSILCRIEGVNDRSAVDALKGQKLYVNRDALPCPDHEEEFYHSDLLGLPIFFPDGTKVGTVGALYDFGAGDVLEIRGDTGGAAMIPFTRETVPIVDIASGRIVVNPVPSLLEAPVGPAVDSQAPPSRGKKKPPIRDNESVIRTDEWPDEDWH
- a CDS encoding DUF2889 domain-containing protein — encoded protein: MPSCAADTSRSLIHTRRIECLGYLRQDGLWDIEASLHDTKTYDFSNRDRGTIKAGEPLHGMTICLTVDSRLLIHRAQAITQHAPFHECPNIASAYKKLEGLTIGKGFEKHVRSLLQGPCGCTHLTELLRPLATTAIQTVMSAGRGPEQPTHQKRSLPPTLMNTCYALRAEGSVALREWPQTDTPPENS
- a CDS encoding BolA family protein, whose amino-acid sequence is MIFRDRIHSKLTVALSPVFLDIRDDSARHAGHADRIAALAERVADTGHAPLDGGGETHFTVTVVSAAFEGKSRVERQRLIYALLADELRERVHALSIMARTPAEASTL
- a CDS encoding J domain-containing protein; its protein translation is MAVYSGCMRNRKPENGAPGAPDPFDPFGRTRTASGPETHACAMPGCSQQGEYRAPRDRGLTDYIWLCLDHVRSYNRQWNYYENMSPQELEDEIRKDYTWQRPTWKLGTLGGGADRSGATRFRDHFGFFDPERDEAEAGRGRWHRNSHKTQPDNPEERKALETLGLHLPLDINELRTRYRALVKEHHPDLNHDDPDAEERFKTINDAYHTLLAGLKAPG
- the trmD gene encoding tRNA (guanosine(37)-N1)-methyltransferase TrmD, producing the protein MDAGADTAYAKGNQAPFSVRILTLFPEMFPGPLGLSLLGKALADEVWSLETVDIRAFASDKHRSVDDAPFGGGAGMVMKPDVIDAALGAVKPRPGRLLYLSPRGKLLNQALAKELAAEPALTLLCGRYEGVDQRVIDAWDMEEVSLGDFVLTGGEIAAMALVDAVVRLLPGVVGKTESLEEESFERGLLEYPLYTRPADWKGRVVPEVLLSGHHARVAQWRLVQSECITRHRRPDLWERYCAQKQEQEG
- the cobS gene encoding cobaltochelatase subunit CobS, whose amino-acid sequence is MDLSKAPLPDLPDRTLSVREVFGIDSDMQVPAFSTPSDHVPDLDQGYRFDHDTTLAILAGFRHNRRVMIQGYHGTGKSTHIEQVAARLNWPCIRINLDSHVSRIDLIGKDAIVLRDGKQVTEFREGLLPWALQHPCALVFDEYDAGRPDVMFVIQRILEVEGKLTLLDQNRVIRPHKAFRLFATANTIGLGDTTGLYHGTQQINQGQMDRWNIVATLNYLEHDAEVAIMVSRMPEYDSTTGRRTISQMVSVADLTRAGFMAGDISTVMSPRSVLTWAENACIFNSIPYAFRVTFLNRCDEAERPVVAEYYQRCFGEELPSSALRAVVPQP
- the rpsP gene encoding 30S ribosomal protein S16, with product MSLRIRLARGGAKKKPFYRIVVADSRAPRDGRFIEKIGTYDPRLPADHPDRIRVQDEVTRQWIAKGAVPSDRVERILGLAGVVKTPAIPAQTKKNQPRAKAQERLRMAEERAKAAAEAAAAEAASE